Proteins encoded in a region of the Epinephelus lanceolatus isolate andai-2023 chromosome 20, ASM4190304v1, whole genome shotgun sequence genome:
- the hhatlb gene encoding hedgehog acyltransferase like, b produces MGIKAALPKYEIYFYNTMLCLAMFWAASWIFDVSSSSANRKTFRSSVKPGWYYFGRKMDVADFEWVMWFSTFREHILFALSGHVLFAKICSMLAPQYRSLVYMVYGLLAVWTSMGWTYVTLILSHCILLYSISLVKIRWLCFVTGLCTLATFKCEPFVSWQAGFVEGDFELRHVLFYGGCGFTIMRCMSFALENCERKDGHYNILELLKYNFYLPFFYFGPIMTFDKFYVQANKSDLTRKEWEMWNISVQGLIHLGAIIVVDVLFHFMYILTIPTDLKLLRHASDWALVGLAYFNLVYDWVKAAVMFGVINTVSRLDHLDPPKPPKCITMLYVFAETHFDRGINDWLCKYVYDYLGGKHDNVVEELIATLCTFGVTILWLGPCEVVLIWAFFNCFGLNFELWTAKFFSMEPFASFETAMTEAMSRRIRAIFNTFNFWSIVLYNVLALNSLDFAKLVAKRLLLKGFPITTIIVMFVTYCLIQVIKERERRQALIDDPDPLPPAPPPNAAAPSPTSAAAAPAATPAATPAADPSKEKAE; encoded by the exons ATGGGGATCAAAGCTGCACTTCCCAAATATGAGATCTATTTCTACAACACGATGCTTTGTCTGGCCATGTTCTGGGCTGCCAGCTGGATCTTTGATGTGTCCAGTT CCAGTGCGAACAGAAAGACGTTCAGATCCAGTGTGAAGCCAGGATGGTACTACTTTGGGAGGAAAATG GATGTGGCTGATTTTGAGTGGGTGATGTGGTTTTCCACCTTCAGAGAGCACATCCTGTTTGCTCTCTCTGGCCATGTGCTGTTCGCTAAGATCTGCTCCATGTTGGCTCCACAG TACAGGTCCCTGGTGTACATGGTGTACGGGCTGCTGGCCGTGTGGACCAGTATGGGCTGGACCTACGTCACCCTCATCCTGTCCCACTGTATTCTGCTCTACAGCATCTCTTTAGTGAAAATCCGCTGGCTTTGCTTCGTCACCGGTCTCTGTACCCTCGCTACATTCAAGTGTGAACCCTTCGTGTCCTGGCAG GCGGGCTTTGTGGAGGGAGACTTTGAGCTGCGTCACGTTCTCTTCTATGGAGGCTGTGGGTTTACGATCATGCGTTGTATGAGCTTTGCTCTGGAGAACTGCGAGAGGAAAGATGGACACTACAACATCCTGGAGCTGCTCAAGTACAACTTCTACCTCCCCTTTTTCTATTTCGGGCCCATTATGACCTTTGACAAGTTTTATGTTCAA GCCAACAAGTCAGACCTGACCAGGAAAGAGTGGGAGATGTGGAACATCAGCGTGCAGGGCCTGATTCACCTGGGAGCCATCATCGTCGTGGACGTCCTCTTCCACTTCATGTACATCCTCACCATCCCCACCGACCTGAAGCTGCTGAGGCACGCCTCTGACTGGGCTCTGG TGGGCCTAGCTTACTTTAACCTGGTGTATGACTGGGTGAAAGCAGCTGTCATGTTTGGAGTCATCAACACAGTGTCCAGACTGGATCACCTGGACCCACCTAAGCCACCAAAATGCATCACTATGCTCTACGTGTTTGCTGAAAC acattttgacagagGGATCAACGATTGGCTGTGCAA GTACGTGTACGATTACCTGGGTGGAAAACATGACAACGTGGTGGAGGAGCTGATCGCTACACTGTGCACCTTCGGCGTCACCATCCTCTGGCTGGGACCCTGCGAGGTGGTGCTGATCTGGGCTTTCTTCAACTGTTTCGGCCTCAACTTTGAGCTGTGGACTGCCAAGTTCTTCTCCATGGAGCCTTTTGCTTCTTTCGAG ACGGCGATGACGGAAGCAATGTCCCGCCGGATCAGAGCCATCTTCAATACCTTTAACTTCTGGAGCATTGTGTTGTACAACGTCCTGGCCTTGAACAGTTTGGACTTTGCCAAGTTGGTCGCAAAGCGTCTGCTTCTCAAAG GCTTCCCTATAACCACCATCATCGTCATGTTTGTGACCTACTGCCTGATTCAAGTGAttaaggagagggagaggagacaggCCCTTATCGATGACCCtgatcctcttcctcctgctccccCTCCAAACGCCGCCGCCCCCAGTCCGACCAGCGCTGCAGCTGCACCCGCTGCTACACCCGCTGCTACACCCGCTGCAGATCCTAGCAAAGAAAAAGCAGAGTAG
- the klhl40b gene encoding kelch-like protein 40b, whose protein sequence is MALPINPMDEPRMYQQTLLQDGLFDLLENEKLVDCVLKIKDKEFPCHRLVLCACSSYFRSIFLSDMEESKKREIVLEDVEPGVMGLVLKYLYTSKINVTEQNVQDIFAVANLYQIPSIFTVCVSFLQKRLSLSNCLAIFRLGLMLDCPRLAISARNFACERFQLISRDEEFLQLLPSELAAILANDNLNVETEEMVFEALMKWVSQDTQSREKDLPGLLDCVRLRLVSEDYLKEKVEKHKLIAFNPELQEKLQLVRDALSGKMPEVKKSKSKKEDGGAEEDGENEDNAEEGLLPGILNDNLRYGMFVRNLILMVNDAGAVAYDPTGNDCFVASLSTQVPKNHVSLVTKENQIFVAGGLFYDEQNKDDPLCSYFLQYDPATADWLGMPPLPSPRFLFGLAEAENSIFVLGGKELKDQEQTLDSVLVYDRHSFKWGESEPLPYPVYGHATISHNDVVYVIGGKGENKSCLKKMCAYDAKRFEWKELAPMKVARSLSGATIHKDKIYVAAGVTDNGLTDSVEVYDIATNKWSDFVAFPHERSSLNLVSLAGLLYAVGGFAMMPLEDSDETVPKEMNDIWRFDDTENKWTGILREIQYASGATILGVRLNTLRLTKM, encoded by the exons ATGGCTCTGCCAATAAACCCTATGGATGAACCAAGGATGTACCAGCAGACGTTGCTCCAGGACGGCCTGTTCGACCTGCTGGAGAATGAAAAGTTGGTTGACTGTGTGCTGAAGATCAAAGACAAGGAGTTCCCCTGCCACCGGCTGGTCCTGTGCGCCTGCAGCTCATACTTCCGTTCCATCTTCCTGTCTGACATGGAGGAGAGCAAAAAGAGAGAGATTGTCCTTGAGGATGTGGAGCCAGGCGTCATGGGGCTGGTCCTCAAGTACCTGTACACGTCCAAAATCAATGTGACGGAGCAGAACGTCCAGGACATCTTCGCAGTGGCTAATTTGTACCAGATCCCTTCgatttttactgtatgtgtgtctttCCTACAAAAGCGCCTGAGCCTGAGCAACTGCCTGGCTATCTTCAGGCTCGGCCTGATGCTGGACTGTCCCAGGTTGGCCATCTCTGCTCGAAACTTCGCCTGCGAGCGCTTCCAGCTCATCTCCAGAGACGAGGAGTTCCTGCAGCTGCTCCCCAGTGAGCTGGCAGCCATTTTAGCAAACGACAATCTGAATGTAGAAACAGAGGAGATGGTGTTCGAGGCTTTGATGAAATGGGTGTCTCAGGACACtcagagcagagagaaagaTCTGCCAGGTTTGCTGGATTGCGTTCGTTTGCGTCTGGTCAGCGAGGACTACCTGAAGGAAAAGGTGGAGAAACACAAACTGATTGCCTTTAATCCTGAGCTACAGGAGAAACTACAGCTGGTTAGGGATGCTCTCAGTGGGAAAATGCCCGAggttaaaaaaagcaaaagcaagaAGGAGGACGGGGGAgcagaggaagatggagagaatGAGGATAATGCAGAAGAAGGTCTGCTCCCGGGCATCCTGAACGATAACCTGCGATACGGCATGTTTGTCAGGAACTTGATACTGATGGTGAATGACGCAGGTGCCGTGGCCTACGATCCGACGGGGAATGACTGCTTCGTAGCATCACTTTCCACACAGGTTCCCAAGAACCACGTCAGCCTGGTCACCAAGGAGAACCAGATCTTTGTGGCAGGAGGGTTATTCTATGATGAACAGAACAAAGACGATCCACTGTGCTCTTATTTCCTGCAG TATGACCCGGCCACTGCTGATTGGCTGGGGATGCCTCCCCTCCCGTCTCCCCGCTTCCTGTTTGGGTTGGCTGAGGCTGAGaactccatctttgttttgggAGGGAAGGAACTGAAGGATCAGGAGCAAACGCTGGACTCAGTTTTGGTCTATGACAGACA CTCTTTCAAATGGGGCGAATCAGAGCCACTTCCTTACCCGGTGTATGGACACGCAACGATATCCCACAATGATGTTGTTTACGTGATTGGAGGAAAGGGAGAAAACAA GAGCTGCCTGAAGAAGATGTGTGCGTATGATGCCAAGAGATTCGAATGGAAGGAGCTTGCACCCATGAAGGTTGCACGTTCTTTATCCGGAGCCACCATTCATAAGGACAAGATATATGTGGCGGCAGGAGTCACTGACAATGGGCTGACAGACTCTGTGGAGGTGTACGACATCGCTACAAACAA gTGGTCAGACTTCGTAGCTTTTCCCCATGAGCGTAGCTCTCTGAACCTGGTGTCTTTGGCTGGCTTGCTGTACGCTGTGGGAGGTTTTGCCATGATGCCTTTGGAGGACAGTGATGAAACTGTTCCCAAAGAGATGAATGACATCTGGAG GTTTGATGACACAGAGAATAAGTGGACGGGGATCCTCAGAGAGATCCAGTACGCTTCAGGGGCCACTATTCTGGGGGTCCGCCTCAACACGCTGCGTCTCACCAAGATGTAA
- the zbtb47b gene encoding zinc finger and BTB domain-containing protein 47: MLIVEKTTDFPSAEFSLVEDVALHFTCLMDRLNEQRLFQPDLCDVDIVLVRQHSTFPAHKGVLAAYSPFFHSLFAQSKQLRRVDLSLDALTSQGLQQILNFIYTSKLLVSSRTVRDVLNAATLLQMSDIAASCRDLISSHSLRTTCADMANQEGLGGGDPAAVAMPSSQLYPEIKQESELGRVYKREGSSPFSVRVEEAGKTASQQKQYYQKEDGSGGGAGTGVAALCKVESNGEESKNADGHTSFNRDQIIVEVNLNNQTLNVSKGSESKSATATEASTMFGRCHDNQRDSEDEENEAENDDTVGEEDDDDLNLKRGDILGQSSEEDDEEEDEEEEENTLNIPGLEQPAMMDRPRRGTRAFAMAGTTASMRQTLAEATLANQRQGGKRPLDTESLGQKVRLEEKQHFPCKKCPRVFNNRWYLEKHMNVTHNRMQICNNCGKRFLLESELLLHQQTDCEKSIQCVTCGKAFKKLWSLHEHNKIVHGYAEKKFSCEICEKKFYTMAHVRKHMVAHTKDMPFTCETCGKSFKRSMSLKVHSLQHSGEKPFKCENCSERFQYKYQLRSHMSIHIGHKQFMCQWCGKDFNMKQYFDEHMKTHTGEKPYICEICGKSFTSRPNMKRHRRTHTGEKPYPCEVCGQRFRFSNMLKAHREKCFRVSNPMVADGNDPLGLHQPLASPVVDSSGQVHLGTALPATSATTPAAASSPHPLHGTQLSLPLLHSMGGLPPTPHLPPPPPLFSAGRMNSNN; encoded by the exons CTCATAGTGGAGAAGACCACGGACTTCCCCTCTGCTGAGTTCTCCCTGGTGGAGGATGTGGCTCTGCACTTCACCTGTTTGATGGACAGGCTGAACGAGCAGCGCCTCTTCCAGCCTGACCTGTGTGACGTTGACATCGTTCTGGTGCGTCAGCACAGCACCTTCCCAGCCCATAAGGGCGTGCTGGCGGCCTACAGCCCTTTCTTCCACTCCCTTTTCGCCCAAAGCAAACAGCTGCGGCGGGTGGACCTGTCGCTGGACGCCCTGACCTCTCAGGGCCTGCAGCAAATCCTCAACTTCATTTACACCTCCAAACTGCTGGTGAGCAGCCGCACTGTGCGGGACGTGCTCAACGCCGCTACCCTGCTTCAGATGAGCGACATTGCAGCTTCCTGTCGTGACCTCATCAGCAGCCACTCGCTGAGAACCACCTGCGCAGATATGGCCAATCAGGAAGGGCTCGGTGGCGGCGACCCAGCTGCTGTAGCGATGCCCTCCAGCCAGCTGTACCCAGAGATTAAACAGGAGTCAGAGCTGGGGAGGGTGTACAAAAGGGAAGGCAGCAGCCCGTTCTCTGTTAGAGTGGAGGAGGCAGGCAAGACGGCCTCCCAGCAGAAGCAGTATTACCAGAAGGAGGACGGGTCAGGGGGCGGGGCTGGAACAGGTGTGGCCGCTTTGTGCAAAGTCGAGAGCAATGGAGAGGAGTCGAAGAACGCAGATGGCCACACTTCCTTCAACAGAGACCAGATCATTGTTGAAGTCAACCTCAACAACCAGACCCTCAATGTGTCAAAGGGATCAGAGAGCAAATCAGCAACTGCCACAGAGGCGTCCACCATGTTTGGTCGTTGCCATGACAACCAGAGAGATTCAGAAGACGAGGAAAATGAGGCGGAGAATGACGACACAGTTGGAGAAGAGGATGACGATGACCTGAACCTGAAGAGAGGGGACATACTGGGTCAGAGCAGTGAAGAGGAcgatgaggaggaagatgaggaagaggaggagaacacTCTAAACATTCCAGGCTTGGAGCAGCCGGCCATGATGGATCGACCTCGCCGGGGCACCAGAGCCTTCGCCATGGCGGGTACAACTGCCTCCATGCGGCAGACACTCGCAGAGGCCACGCTTGCCAACCAGCGGCAAGGCGGGAAGAGGCCGCTGGATACGGAGAGCCTGGGCCAGAAAGTGAGGCTGGAGGAGAAGCAACATTTCCCGTGTAAGAAATGCCCTCGTGTCTTCAACAACCGCTGGTACCTGGAGAAACACATGAACGTCACTCACAACCGCATGCAGATCTGCAATAACTGTGGGAAACGCTTCCTGCTGGAGAGcgagctgctgctgcaccaaCAGACCGACTGTGAGAAGAGCATCCAG TGTGTAACATGTGGCAAGGCCTTCAAAAAGCTGTGGTCGTTGCACGAGCACAACAAGATCGTCCATGGCTACGCTGAGAAGAAGTTCTCCTGCGAGATCTGTGAGAAGAAGTTTTACACCATGGCTCATGTCAGGAAGCACATGGTCG cccATACGAAGGACATGCCGTTCACCTGTGAGACGTGCGGGAAGTCGTTCAAGCGCAGCATGTCCCTGAAGGTTCACTCTCTGCAGCACTCAGGAGAGAAACCCTTCAAGTGTGAG AACTGTAGTGAGCGCTTCCAGTACAAATACCAGCTGCGCTCCCACATGAGCATCCACATCGGACACAAGCAGTTCATGTGCCAGTGGTGCGGAAAGGACTTCAACATGAAACAGTACtttgatgaacacatgaagacACACACTG GAGAGAAGCCGTACATCTGTGAGATCTGTGGGAAGAGCTTCACTAGCCGGCCCAACATGAAGCGCCACCGCCGCACCCACACCGGTGAGAAGCCCTACCCCTGCGAGGTGTGTGGCCAGCGCTTCCGCTTCTCCAACATGCTCAAGGCCCACAGGGAGAAATGCTTCCGCGTCAGCAACCCCATGGTTGCCGACGGCAACGACCCCCTCGGCCTCCATCAGCCTCTGGCCTCGCCCGTCGTGGACTCTTCTGGTCAGGTGCATCTGGGGACGGCGCTTCCTGCCACGTCTGCGACCACACCCGCCGCTGCCTCGAGCCCACACCCTCTCCATGGCACCCAGCTGTCTCTTCCCCTGCTGCACTCCATGGGGGGGCTGCCTCCCACCCCTCATTTACCCCCACCGCCTCCCCTGTTCTCTGCTGGTAGGATGAACTCCAACAACTAA